The following are from one region of the Odontesthes bonariensis isolate fOdoBon6 chromosome 12, fOdoBon6.hap1, whole genome shotgun sequence genome:
- the LOC142396137 gene encoding uncharacterized protein LOC142396137, which yields MDRRLNYLIVWCSTLICICGGSQDLPASCDVMLTVRRGTIWRVAPQESLTVSCPVKHCGDSLNVTWCKVVHINHCERIHDTENVEIRQIYKNDDLISNLSFKKVSVNDDGLYRCDLIGRTPELFSHAINISVSDENHGDETSDDYADESPETVDVSWLPYFSICLSLVLLVTAIIALTLLRYHGWNRKWTCNYIKGEEKSTHMIPSLPKRTTPSAPDLDTQVSVLNGIYVLSTTVTASRPPHISTGCQPVVVNTADKESNSAAYAVINHRQCGTPARNHRATSKQDNCTEYAAVKLH from the exons ATGGACAGAAGACTGAACTATCTGATAGTTTGGTGCTCTACATTAATCTGCATCTGTGGAGGAAGTCAAG ATTTGCCTGCTTCCTGTGACGTTATGCTCACAGTGAGGAGAGGCACGATCTGGAGAGTTGCCCCCCAAGAAAGTCTGACAGTCAGCTGTCCGGTCAAACACTGCGGAGACTCACTGAATGTCACCTGGTGTAAAGTCGTCCACATAAACCACTGTGAACGGATTCATGATACAGAAAATGTAGAAATAAGGCAGATTTATAAGAATGATGATCTGATCTCTAATTTGAGTTTCAAAAAGGTTTCAGTTAATGATGACGGACTTTACAGATGTGATTTAATTGGTCGCACACCTGAACTCTTCAGCCATGCCATCAACATCTCAGTTTCAG ATGAGAACCATGGTGATGAAACCTCTGATGATTATGCAG atGAGTCACCAGAGACTGTTGATGTCTCCTGGCTGCCCTACTTCTCCATCTGTCTTAGCCTTGTCCTTCTGGTTACCGCAATTATCGCGTTAACCCTCCTGCGTTATCATGGCTGGAACC gaAAGTGGACCTGCAACTACATAAAGGGAGAG GAAAAGTCCACTCATATGATACCGAGTCTTCCCAAGAGAACCACCCCATCTGCTCCTGACCTGGACACGCAAGTCTCAGTTCTGAATGGCATCTATGTTTTAAGTACCACAGTCACAGCATCACGACCTCCTCACATTTCCACTGGGTGCCAACCTGTGGTTGTGAACACAGCAGATAAAGAATCAAACAGTGCAGCATATGCTGTCATCAACCACAGACAGTGTGGGACACCTGCCAGAAATCACCGTGCCACTTCCAAACAGGATAACTGCACGGAATATGCTGCTGTCAAGCTGCACTGA